Proteins encoded in a region of the Clostridium butyricum genome:
- the alr gene encoding alanine racemase, with protein sequence MEKILRPVWAEIDLDALAYNMKNIKSLAEDKEVIAVVKADCYGHGAIDTAPVLLENGASRLAVAVLTEGIELRKAKITAPIMILGYTPEYLGEELITYDIEQTVYSLEYAQNLSKTALSLNKKAKIHIALDTGMGRIGFIPNETSLKEVSEICSLPGLDVIGMFTHFSTADEENKDYTLEQFDKYMNFLHELSKLNISIPLKHVSNSGAIMDMPETFKDLDAVRAGIILYGYYPSHEVKKENLSLKPALTIKAKVAHVKEMDENMYISYGRTFKTKRKSIIATIPIGYADGYSRLLIPGAKVIVNGKLVPIVGRICMDQCMIDVTDAGTVKTGDEVIILGQFENLKINADDYAQILGTINYEVLCMFKHRIPKVYIKNNKPVIVRNYI encoded by the coding sequence ATGGAAAAGATACTTAGACCCGTATGGGCTGAAATAGATTTAGATGCATTAGCATACAACATGAAAAATATAAAATCATTAGCTGAAGATAAAGAAGTAATTGCTGTTGTAAAAGCTGATTGCTATGGCCATGGTGCCATTGATACTGCTCCTGTCCTTCTTGAAAATGGAGCTTCAAGACTTGCTGTTGCAGTATTAACTGAAGGAATAGAACTCAGAAAAGCTAAAATAACAGCACCTATTATGATTCTCGGATATACTCCTGAATATTTAGGAGAAGAGTTAATAACTTACGATATTGAGCAAACTGTTTATAGTCTTGAATATGCTCAAAATTTATCAAAAACTGCTCTTTCACTTAATAAAAAAGCTAAAATTCATATAGCACTTGATACTGGCATGGGAAGAATTGGTTTTATCCCAAATGAAACTTCATTAAAAGAAGTATCAGAAATTTGCTCTTTACCAGGATTAGATGTAATAGGTATGTTTACACACTTTTCCACTGCTGATGAAGAAAATAAGGATTATACTCTTGAACAATTTGATAAATACATGAATTTTTTACACGAACTTTCTAAGCTAAATATAAGTATTCCGCTAAAACACGTTTCAAATAGTGGAGCAATCATGGATATGCCTGAAACATTTAAAGATTTAGATGCGGTAAGAGCTGGAATAATACTTTATGGATATTATCCTTCTCATGAAGTAAAGAAAGAAAACCTTTCTTTAAAACCAGCATTAACAATAAAAGCAAAAGTAGCTCATGTAAAAGAAATGGATGAAAATATGTATATAAGCTATGGCAGAACTTTTAAAACTAAAAGAAAAAGCATTATAGCCACTATTCCAATAGGATATGCTGATGGATATTCACGATTACTCATTCCTGGAGCTAAAGTAATTGTTAATGGTAAATTAGTGCCTATAGTAGGTAGAATATGTATGGATCAATGTATGATAGATGTAACTGATGCTGGTACTGTTAAAACTGGAGATGAAGTTATTATCTTAGGTCAATTTGAAAATTTAAAAATAAATGCTGATGATTATGCTCAAATACTTGGCACGATAAATTATGAAGTGTTATGTATGTTTAAGCACAGAATTCCTAAAGTTTATATAAAAAATAATAAACCAGTTATCGTACGAAATTATATTTAA
- a CDS encoding PLP-dependent aminotransferase family protein has product MIFSTLKINKNEPIYLQLENHILSGIRNGTINKNSKLPSTREVSKFLKISRNSVISAYEELESKGIIVTKRGIGSFIIVECEKNNIEFNINYKSKINDYGKKLRDLDIVKSELPSKKNMISFKSIAPESHLFNLDDFKRSLLDAWSYESVNLLNYGYAKGYKPLLEYLSQYMSEKRVHMDNKDILITNGFTEAFDIIISSLTEKGDVVICEEPTHNTALKIMKSYGLEIVQIKMDNEGLNLSLLEDALKSHKPKFGYLIPSYNNPTGIVTKTERRNDIYKLFMKYEVPIIEDGFNEELLYTSSPIDPIASLCGNGNGVIYIGSLSKILFPGLRMGWICADKELIDILESVKRGRNIHSSFLDQSTFYYYLKSGAFNRYLKNVRKYYKDKFSLVMDMIEKYIPYEYLTGEGGLHVFIKLKENINTRELLDLCYKDGVTFMPGDIFYSNNDCKNTFRIGFGRVSDEDIEKGMKIIGKNILKLTDLKNEI; this is encoded by the coding sequence TTGATATTTTCCACATTAAAAATAAATAAAAATGAGCCTATTTACCTCCAGCTTGAAAATCATATTCTTAGTGGTATAAGAAATGGAACCATAAATAAAAATAGTAAACTTCCTTCAACTAGAGAAGTCAGTAAATTTTTAAAAATAAGCCGTAATTCTGTTATTTCAGCTTATGAAGAATTAGAAAGTAAAGGAATTATTGTGACCAAAAGAGGAATAGGCTCTTTTATCATCGTTGAATGTGAAAAAAATAATATTGAATTTAATATTAACTATAAATCAAAGATTAATGATTATGGAAAGAAATTAAGAGATCTTGATATTGTAAAAAGTGAGCTTCCATCAAAAAAGAATATGATTTCTTTTAAATCAATTGCTCCCGAAAGCCATTTGTTTAATCTAGATGATTTTAAACGTTCACTTCTAGATGCCTGGAGCTATGAAAGCGTAAATCTTCTTAACTATGGTTATGCTAAAGGGTATAAACCCCTCTTAGAATATTTATCACAATATATGAGTGAAAAAAGAGTTCACATGGACAATAAAGATATACTTATAACAAATGGTTTTACAGAAGCTTTTGACATTATAATTAGTTCACTAACAGAAAAAGGCGATGTTGTTATATGTGAAGAACCAACACATAATACTGCTCTGAAAATAATGAAGTCCTATGGATTAGAAATAGTACAGATAAAAATGGATAATGAAGGATTAAACTTATCCCTTCTTGAAGATGCATTAAAGTCTCATAAGCCTAAATTCGGATATCTAATTCCATCTTATAATAATCCTACTGGAATAGTTACTAAAACAGAACGACGTAATGATATATATAAGCTATTTATGAAATATGAAGTTCCTATAATAGAAGATGGCTTTAATGAAGAATTGCTTTATACTAGCTCACCTATAGATCCAATTGCTTCATTATGTGGAAATGGAAATGGAGTCATCTATATTGGAAGTCTTTCAAAAATCCTATTTCCTGGACTTAGAATGGGATGGATATGTGCTGATAAAGAACTTATTGATATTCTTGAAAGTGTAAAAAGAGGACGTAATATTCATTCTTCATTTCTAGATCAAAGTACTTTCTATTATTATTTGAAAAGTGGAGCTTTTAATCGATATTTAAAGAATGTCCGAAAATATTATAAAGATAAATTTTCACTTGTTATGGATATGATTGAGAAATATATCCCTTATGAGTACCTTACTGGTGAAGGCGGATTACATGTATTTATAAAATTAAAAGAAAATATAAATACACGAGAACTTTTGGATTTATGCTATAAAGATGGAGTAACATTTATGCCTGGAGATATTTTTTATAGTAACAATGATTGCAAAAATACTTTCCGAATTGGATTTGGACGTGTAAGTGATGAAGATATAGAAAAAGGTATGAAAATCATTGGTAAAAATATATTGAAACTAACAGATTTAAAAAATGAAATATAA
- a CDS encoding TVP38/TMEM64 family protein has protein sequence MLNVDNMIAIFYEYNNIAFIISIVVSIIIALIGILPSVFVTCANIIFFGPVKGFFISLAGETIGGYITFLVYRIGIKKVASDFISKYKILDKLQKSRGIKSGLIIFEGRLLPFIPSGFVTLAASMSGVEGWMFILATLLGKIPSIFLEVMISYDFINIEENYLRLFLSLVAIILLYITLRKRKI, from the coding sequence ATGCTTAATGTTGACAATATGATTGCTATTTTTTATGAATATAATAATATAGCATTTATCATATCTATAGTAGTTAGTATTATAATTGCTCTTATAGGTATACTACCATCAGTTTTTGTAACATGTGCTAATATAATTTTTTTTGGACCAGTTAAGGGTTTTTTTATATCCCTTGCAGGAGAAACTATTGGAGGATATATAACATTTCTAGTTTATAGAATAGGTATAAAAAAGGTTGCATCAGATTTTATAAGCAAATATAAAATCTTAGATAAATTACAGAAAAGTAGAGGGATAAAAAGTGGTTTGATTATATTTGAAGGGAGACTTTTGCCATTTATTCCTTCAGGTTTTGTTACACTTGCAGCATCCATGAGTGGAGTTGAAGGCTGGATGTTTATTTTAGCAACTTTATTAGGAAAAATACCTTCAATATTTTTAGAAGTAATGATAAGTTATGACTTTATAAATATTGAAGAAAACTATTTAAGATTATTTTTGAGTCTTGTGGCAATAATACTGCTATACATAACTTTAAGAAAAAGAAAAATATAA
- a CDS encoding ribonuclease J encodes MGNIGNEKNENKNETIKKVVNKENKHNEKKKYMKKKLSPLQKKIKIIPLGGLGEIGKNMTAFEYKDEIIVIDCGLAFPDEDLYGIDMVIPDITYLVKNKSKVKGILITHGHEDHIGALPYILKQINVPVYGTKLTLGLIETKLEDHEMLKDCTLTEVKPTEIIEFENFKAEFIRNNHSIADSCSIALHTPMGIIVHTGDFKIDFTPIDNEVIDLQRLAQLGKQGVLLLMADSTNALHKGYTMSEKTVGETLENLFGKASGRIIVSTFASNVHRLQQISNCALKYNRKIAFSGRSMEKISEVARRLGYLHIPEDMIISLEEINNYPNDRITIVTTGSQGESMAALTRIASSTHRYVQIEKGDMVIISASPIPGNEKAVSNVINDLTEKGANVIYKSIEEIHVSGHACEQELRLMQALLKPKFFIPVHGEFKHLMTHGRIAESMGVNKDNIFMLEVGDIFELTRKSGVVTGKVPSGRVLIDGMGIGDVGNMVLRDRKNLAEHGMITVVVAIDRRGKSIVCGPDIISRGFVYVRDSEVLMKDIKDIVRESVYNCLQNNITQWAEIKNSIRREVDTFIYKKMKKKPMILPVIVEL; translated from the coding sequence TTGGGTAATATAGGAAATGAAAAAAATGAAAATAAAAATGAAACTATTAAGAAAGTAGTAAATAAAGAAAATAAACATAATGAAAAGAAAAAGTATATGAAAAAAAAGCTTTCTCCATTACAAAAAAAGATCAAAATAATTCCGTTAGGTGGTCTTGGGGAAATAGGAAAGAACATGACAGCTTTTGAATATAAAGATGAAATTATTGTTATTGATTGTGGATTAGCTTTCCCAGATGAAGATCTTTATGGGATTGATATGGTAATACCTGATATAACATATTTAGTAAAAAATAAAAGCAAAGTTAAGGGAATTCTTATTACCCATGGACATGAAGATCATATAGGGGCGCTTCCATATATATTAAAGCAAATAAATGTACCGGTATATGGAACTAAGTTGACTTTGGGTCTTATAGAAACAAAACTTGAAGATCATGAAATGCTTAAGGATTGTACTTTAACAGAAGTTAAACCTACTGAGATTATTGAATTTGAAAATTTTAAAGCTGAATTTATAAGAAATAATCATAGTATTGCTGACAGTTGTTCAATTGCATTACATACACCAATGGGAATTATTGTTCATACAGGAGATTTTAAAATTGACTTTACTCCTATTGATAATGAAGTTATTGATCTTCAGAGATTAGCACAGCTTGGAAAGCAAGGTGTACTGTTGCTTATGGCAGATAGTACAAATGCTCTTCATAAGGGATACACAATGTCAGAAAAGACTGTTGGAGAAACACTAGAAAATCTATTTGGAAAAGCATCTGGAAGAATTATAGTTTCTACTTTTGCATCAAATGTACACAGATTACAGCAGATTAGCAATTGTGCTTTGAAATATAATAGAAAAATAGCATTTAGTGGAAGAAGTATGGAAAAAATCTCTGAAGTAGCAAGAAGATTAGGATATCTTCATATACCAGAAGATATGATAATAAGCTTGGAGGAGATAAATAATTATCCTAATGATAGAATTACCATTGTAACTACAGGAAGCCAAGGAGAATCAATGGCAGCCTTAACAAGGATTGCATCATCGACTCATAGATATGTTCAAATTGAAAAAGGTGATATGGTAATAATTTCAGCATCACCAATACCAGGAAATGAAAAAGCAGTATCTAATGTAATTAATGACTTAACTGAAAAGGGTGCAAATGTAATATATAAGTCAATAGAAGAAATACATGTTTCGGGTCATGCATGTGAACAAGAATTAAGATTAATGCAGGCTTTATTAAAACCAAAATTTTTCATACCAGTTCATGGTGAATTTAAGCATCTTATGACTCATGGCCGTATAGCTGAAAGTATGGGAGTTAATAAAGATAATATATTCATGCTTGAAGTTGGAGATATATTTGAATTAACACGAAAAAGTGGAGTAGTTACTGGCAAAGTTCCATCAGGAAGAGTACTTATAGATGGTATGGGAATTGGTGATGTTGGAAATATGGTTCTAAGAGATAGAAAAAATCTTGCAGAACATGGTATGATAACAGTAGTAGTTGCCATAGATAGGCGAGGTAAAAGTATAGTTTGTGGACCAGATATTATTTCAAGAGGTTTTGTATATGTACGTGATTCAGAAGTTTTAATGAAGGATATAAAAGATATTGTAAGAGAATCAGTTTATAACTGTCTTCAAAATAATATAACACAGTGGGCAGAAATTAAAAATTCAATAAGACGAGAAGTTGATACATTCATATATAAAAAAATGAAAAAGAAACCTATGATTCTTCCTGTAATAGTAGAATTATAA
- the feoB gene encoding ferrous iron transport protein B: MGLTNQSTGANALDKTLNLTRNSNTKIIALGGNPNVGKSTIFNGLTGLNQHTGNWPGKTVTNATGSYTFKNFQFTLVDIPGTYSLMANSVEEEVARDFICFGNPDLTVIVLDATCLERNLNLVLQTTEITNNVLVCVNLMDEAKRKGISININKLSMLLGLPVVATSASKGEGLNDLMNSVHNITINKIINIPVKIKYNQAIENSISIIQKVLKPLLNGKINSRWVSLKLLENDKSLIESINMHIGFNIYDNPELTDSIKLAKENLIQNNIDEKNLKDEIVSSLVLKSESISKMVLSVSNSKYNDKDRKIDNIITSKKYGLPLMILLLGIIFWITITGANYPSELLSKFLFSIQDKLTELFLYIGAPSWLEGILIQGMYRTLAWVIAVMLPPMAIFFPLFTLLEDLGYLPRVAFNLDNFFKKSNACGKQALTMCMGFGCNAAGIVGCRIIDSPRERLIAIITNNFVPCNGRFPTLITIITMFFTGIFIGPFRSLASTVLLTLVILLGIFMTLMISKLLSKTILKGIPTTFTLELPPYRKPQIGKIIVRSIFDRTLFVLVRAISVAAPAGIIIWVMANISIGDLSILTHCANFLDPFAHYLGLDGYILMAFILGFPANEIVFPIIIMSYMATGSLLELGSTTELYNLLSANGWTWVTAVSVMLFCLMHWPCSTTCLTIKKETQSFKWTLISFLVPTITGMIICFVFTSTVRLLGLA; the protein is encoded by the coding sequence ATGGGATTAACTAATCAGTCTACCGGTGCTAATGCTTTAGATAAAACTCTTAATCTTACGCGTAACAGTAATACTAAAATAATTGCTTTAGGTGGAAATCCTAATGTTGGCAAAAGTACTATTTTTAATGGATTAACCGGTTTAAATCAACATACTGGAAATTGGCCTGGGAAAACAGTTACAAATGCAACAGGAAGTTATACCTTTAAAAATTTTCAATTTACTTTAGTTGATATTCCTGGAACCTACTCTCTTATGGCCAATTCTGTTGAAGAAGAAGTTGCTAGAGACTTCATTTGTTTTGGTAATCCAGATCTTACAGTAATCGTTCTTGATGCTACATGTTTAGAGAGAAATTTAAACCTTGTACTTCAAACAACTGAAATAACAAACAATGTTCTAGTATGTGTAAACCTAATGGATGAAGCAAAAAGAAAAGGCATATCAATAAATATTAATAAATTGTCCATGCTTTTAGGCTTACCTGTAGTTGCAACTAGTGCTTCTAAAGGTGAAGGTTTAAATGACCTTATGAATTCTGTCCACAATATTACTATTAATAAAATAATTAATATTCCCGTAAAAATAAAATATAACCAAGCTATTGAAAATTCTATTTCTATAATTCAGAAAGTTTTAAAGCCATTGTTAAATGGCAAAATTAATTCAAGATGGGTATCACTAAAATTATTGGAAAATGATAAATCCCTCATTGAATCAATAAATATGCATATTGGTTTTAATATATATGATAATCCTGAACTTACTGATTCAATTAAACTAGCCAAAGAAAATCTCATTCAAAATAATATTGATGAAAAAAATTTAAAAGATGAAATAGTATCATCTTTAGTATTAAAATCTGAATCTATAAGTAAAATGGTACTGTCAGTTAGTAATTCAAAATATAATGATAAAGATCGAAAAATTGATAATATAATTACTTCAAAAAAATATGGACTTCCTCTTATGATATTACTTTTAGGTATAATTTTTTGGATTACAATAACAGGTGCAAACTATCCCTCAGAACTTCTTTCAAAATTCCTATTTTCTATTCAAGATAAACTTACTGAATTATTTTTATATATAGGTGCCCCATCATGGCTGGAAGGTATTTTAATTCAAGGAATGTACAGAACTCTTGCATGGGTAATTGCTGTTATGCTGCCCCCTATGGCAATATTTTTCCCTCTATTCACTTTACTTGAAGATTTAGGATATCTTCCAAGAGTTGCATTTAACTTAGATAATTTCTTTAAAAAATCAAATGCATGTGGTAAACAGGCTTTAACAATGTGTATGGGATTTGGATGTAATGCTGCTGGAATCGTTGGATGCAGAATTATAGACTCTCCAAGAGAAAGATTAATAGCCATAATAACTAATAATTTTGTTCCTTGTAATGGACGTTTTCCTACTCTTATAACTATTATTACAATGTTTTTTACAGGAATATTTATAGGGCCATTCAGATCACTCGCTTCTACAGTTTTATTAACACTAGTAATATTATTAGGAATTTTTATGACACTTATGATTTCAAAACTTTTATCCAAAACAATTTTAAAAGGAATTCCAACAACATTCACATTAGAACTTCCACCATACCGTAAGCCTCAAATAGGTAAGATTATAGTACGTTCAATATTTGATAGAACACTTTTTGTATTAGTCAGAGCTATTTCTGTAGCTGCGCCTGCTGGAATTATAATCTGGGTAATGGCAAACATAAGTATAGGTGACTTAAGCATTCTTACTCATTGTGCAAATTTTCTAGATCCATTTGCACACTATCTAGGGTTAGACGGCTATATATTAATGGCTTTTATTCTAGGATTTCCTGCCAATGAAATAGTATTTCCAATTATTATAATGAGTTATATGGCTACAGGAAGCCTTTTAGAACTTGGAAGTACAACTGAATTGTATAATTTGCTCTCTGCTAATGGCTGGACTTGGGTAACAGCCGTATCTGTAATGCTATTTTGTCTTATGCACTGGCCTTGCAGTACTACATGCCTAACAATAAAAAAGGAAACTCAAAGTTTTAAATGGACATTAATATCATTTCTTGTTCCTACCATAACTGGTATGATTATTTGCTTTGTATTTACAAGCACAGTAAGGCTTTTAGGATTAGCTTAA
- a CDS encoding FeoA family protein, with protein MNTIIKKTIDTSLTDIKLGQKCKVTSLTAEGNIRRRFLDLGLIYGTEITALSQSPSGDPVAYMIRGAVIAIRSEDASKILVEEL; from the coding sequence ATGAACACTATTATTAAAAAAACTATAGACACATCATTAACTGATATTAAATTAGGACAAAAATGTAAAGTTACATCATTAACAGCTGAAGGTAATATTCGAAGAAGATTTTTAGACCTTGGATTAATCTATGGAACTGAAATCACTGCACTAAGCCAAAGCCCCTCTGGTGATCCTGTGGCATATATGATACGAGGTGCAGTAATTGCTATAAGGTCTGAAGATGCATCTAAAATTTTAGTTGAAGAGCTTTAA
- a CDS encoding metal-dependent transcriptional regulator, whose amino-acid sequence MKKDFHTVRGYENINLNKKLLTPSMEDYLEMIYRCCEENKFIRLNKLAQNLNVRDSSASKMMKKLGELGMIKYEPYGVISLTDEGRVIGRYLLDRHNIIAGFLKNIGVKDEILAETELIEHVISSDTVEKIDRLNEFFSSNEEIVEKFKKFKKNSNEI is encoded by the coding sequence ATGAAAAAAGATTTCCATACTGTAAGAGGGTATGAGAATATAAACTTGAATAAGAAGCTGCTTACACCATCTATGGAAGATTATCTTGAAATGATTTATAGATGTTGTGAGGAAAATAAATTTATAAGATTAAATAAACTAGCACAAAATCTTAATGTACGTGATTCGTCAGCTTCGAAGATGATGAAAAAGTTAGGGGAACTTGGGATGATAAAATATGAGCCTTATGGTGTTATAAGTCTGACAGATGAAGGGAGGGTTATAGGAAGATATTTATTAGACAGACATAATATAATAGCTGGATTTTTGAAAAACATAGGTGTTAAAGATGAAATTCTTGCAGAAACAGAACTGATAGAGCATGTAATAAGTAGCGACACTGTGGAAAAAATAGATAGATTAAATGAGTTTTTTTCTAGTAATGAAGAGATTGTAGAAAAATTTAAGAAGTTTAAAAAAAATTCTAATGAAATATAA
- a CDS encoding sigma-70 family RNA polymerase sigma factor, whose translation MADISLRTDEIISRDLDDYGDMILRLAYSYMKNIHDAEDILQDVFVQLMKNIDIFQGNDHKKSWLITVTRNMCKNKLKSSWFKSREELIELPYYDEYKNDDIIEAVMKLPLKYREVIHLFYYEDYSTAQIAEIVNKKESTIRSLLHRGRNILKKMLKEGYDFEE comes from the coding sequence ATGGCTGATATTTCATTGCGTACGGATGAAATTATCTCACGTGATTTAGATGATTATGGCGATATGATTTTAAGACTTGCATATTCATATATGAAAAATATTCATGATGCTGAAGATATATTGCAAGATGTATTTGTGCAGCTTATGAAAAATATTGATATATTTCAAGGTAATGATCATAAGAAATCGTGGCTTATTACAGTAACAAGAAATATGTGTAAAAATAAACTTAAATCATCATGGTTTAAAAGTAGAGAAGAATTGATAGAACTTCCATATTACGATGAATACAAGAATGATGATATTATTGAAGCTGTGATGAAATTACCCTTAAAGTATAGAGAAGTTATACATTTATTTTATTATGAAGATTATTCGACAGCACAGATAGCTGAAATAGTTAATAAGAAGGAATCAACCATTCGTTCATTATTACATAGAGGAAGAAATATCCTAAAAAAAATGCTTAAGGAGGGATATGATTTTGAGGAATAG
- a CDS encoding L,D-transpeptidase family protein, whose translation MRRHRKDNSKKVAKIMVMSLCPLIAMYLGISAYFMNHFYFGSTIYDVNVSGKTVKQAEALLADEISGYTLKLQGRNDVSEEIKGTDIALEYEQGDKIENFKKSQNPFLWIASLFTKNELTNEQLVTFDKDLLKDKIDNSSFFDKENIIEPKNPTFEYGDDGFNIVTEVKGSKIDEEVLVNKVSEAVKDGNTVIDLNELGCYVEPKYTENSPEVNEAKKSLDKIADSKITYTFGSRSEVLDGSTISKWLNVDDNMEVTVDENHARQYVESLARNYNTYSNTRDFTTSTNKKIQVSGGNYGWIINKPEETKQLIEVIKQGEKVTREPVYSQEAISREKDDVGNTYVELDMTKQHIWFYKNGALIVEGDVVTGNAANNWSTPVGTYRLNYKERNATLKGEDYESKVNYWLPFNNNIGIHDAGWRTEFGGQIYLTNGSHGCVNAPYEVAEKIFQNIEAGTPIICYYE comes from the coding sequence ATGAGAAGACATAGAAAAGATAATAGTAAAAAGGTTGCAAAAATCATGGTAATGTCCCTTTGCCCTTTAATAGCAATGTATCTGGGAATATCAGCTTATTTTATGAATCATTTTTATTTTGGTTCAACGATATATGACGTGAATGTTTCAGGAAAAACTGTTAAGCAGGCAGAAGCATTACTGGCTGATGAGATATCTGGATATACGCTCAAGTTGCAAGGTAGAAATGATGTTTCGGAAGAAATTAAAGGTACAGATATTGCTTTAGAATATGAGCAAGGTGATAAGATTGAAAATTTCAAAAAAAGTCAAAATCCATTTTTATGGATAGCATCGTTATTTACCAAAAACGAACTTACAAATGAACAATTAGTTACATTTGATAAAGATCTACTAAAAGATAAGATTGATAATTCTTCTTTTTTTGATAAAGAAAATATAATAGAACCTAAAAATCCAACTTTTGAATATGGGGATGACGGATTTAATATAGTTACTGAAGTTAAAGGAAGTAAAATTGATGAGGAAGTTTTAGTTAATAAGGTTTCAGAAGCGGTTAAAGATGGAAATACAGTTATAGACTTAAATGAATTAGGTTGTTATGTAGAACCTAAATATACTGAAAATTCGCCAGAAGTAAACGAAGCTAAAAAGTCATTAGACAAAATTGCAGATTCAAAGATTACATATACATTTGGTAGTAGAAGTGAGGTCTTAGATGGATCAACAATAAGCAAATGGCTTAATGTTGATGATAATATGGAAGTTACTGTTGATGAAAATCATGCAAGACAGTATGTTGAATCATTAGCACGAAATTATAATACTTATTCTAATACAAGAGATTTTACAACATCAACAAATAAAAAAATACAAGTTTCAGGGGGGAATTATGGCTGGATAATTAATAAACCTGAGGAAACAAAACAATTAATTGAAGTTATAAAGCAAGGCGAAAAAGTTACAAGAGAGCCAGTTTACTCTCAAGAAGCCATATCTAGAGAAAAAGATGATGTTGGAAATACATATGTTGAACTTGATATGACAAAGCAACATATATGGTTTTATAAAAATGGAGCATTAATAGTAGAAGGGGATGTTGTTACAGGAAATGCAGCCAATAATTGGTCTACTCCAGTTGGAACATACCGATTGAATTATAAAGAGAGAAATGCCACATTAAAAGGTGAAGATTATGAATCTAAAGTTAATTATTGGTTGCCATTTAATAATAATATAGGAATTCATGATGCTGGATGGAGAACAGAATTTGGAGGACAGATTTATCTGACAAATGGTTCTCATGGATGTGTAAATGCACCATATGAAGTAGCTGAAAAGATATTCCAAAATATTGAAGCAGGAACGCCAATTATTTGCTATTACGAATAG
- a CDS encoding DUF3892 domain-containing protein — MSENKNTLNVSSVTSGIPDMKVNSNNTDVTYSNPPISYDSSNNKSDGMIGNMPVNINKDVPTPNSDAQNITSLIKHSGEVTGYILEDGTRLSKDEGVTLAKSGGINGVAVGVSKKGEEYLRSLPDQNENNNLSSLPTVNE, encoded by the coding sequence ATGAGTGAAAATAAAAATACATTAAATGTAAGTAGTGTTACAAGTGGAATTCCAGATATGAAAGTAAATTCAAATAATACAGATGTTACATACAGTAATCCACCAATTAGTTATGATAGTTCAAATAATAAAAGTGATGGTATGATTGGAAATATGCCAGTAAACATTAATAAAGATGTGCCTACACCAAATTCTGATGCGCAGAATATAACTTCTTTAATTAAACATTCTGGAGAGGTTACAGGATATATATTAGAAGATGGAACACGTTTATCTAAAGATGAAGGTGTTACTTTAGCAAAAAGTGGAGGCATAAATGGAGTAGCAGTAGGAGTATCTAAAAAAGGCGAAGAATATTTAAGAAGTCTTCCAGATCAGAATGAAAATAATAATTTAAGTTCTCTACCAACAGTAAATGAATAG